The Solanum pennellii chromosome 11, SPENNV200 genome contains a region encoding:
- the LOC107003567 gene encoding endoribonuclease Dicer homolog 2-like yields the protein MSMARANDVVCGNQLVSADPLPFARSYQLEALEAALKQNTIVYLETGSGKTLIAIMLLRSYAYLLRKPSPYIAVFLVPTVVLVTQQGDALMMQTDLKVGTYWGEMGVDFWDAATWKRQVDGHEVLVMTPAILLSALRHNFLQIDMIKVIIFDECHNARGKHPYASIMMEFYHRQLTRQSAQLPRIFGMTASPIKSKGPSTPDSYWRKIHDLENLMHSKVYTCDSEAVLAEYIPFSNPKLKIYKHVDIPSTLSKSLAHDMERLKEKHECSITKSTLSDKSAASAKRRLSKLYSAFLFCLSEMGVWLAFKAAEFLSQEETDFFSWGELDVCAQTIVRDFSSDASKVFSACLPSGPHWSIGGDIQANTDAGYLSSKVHCLVESLLEYRNLKDLRCIIFVERIITAIVLRSLLNELLPKLSGWRTEYTAGHASVVQSQSRKIQNKIVEEFRKGVVNIIVATSILEEGLDVQSCNLVIRFDPSATVCSYIQSRGRARMQNSDFLLMVKSGDESTLARMQNFMASGEMMRQESLRHASEPCSPLVDEMYDEPCYKVESTGAIVTLSSSVSLLYFYCSRLPSDGYFKSNPRCVIDKESRTCTLQLPKSCPLQRIITVQGNSTKILRQLACLEACKELHRVGALTDNLVPDIVEEEAINKELECQIHTVEESKYFPPEFVSHFGNETEAVYYCYLVELQHETYDDFQLHGIILAVRTKLKCDDEILAFDLDVDRRRRVQVQLKYSKVVTLTSEEIRRCQRFQVSVFKILLDRDLSKLQDALAAGQSPISSAVSDYLLLPSVGKSSEINWKCVNSLLFPSQVLGDKHMDWCSTQDRKRSVNTKTGVVCSCLLENSLVFTPHNGNIYCITGFLDNLDCNSLLNVRTGESITYREYYKKRQGIELCFEEPLLRGKRISKVHNYLQRNRTQKAKDSTDSSVQLPPELCFVIMSPISISTLYTYSYVPSIMHRIESLVMASHLNSMLLIDCKLNVFIPTAMVLEAVTTRKCLEKFHLESLETLGDAFLKYAVSTQLFKTHENHHEGLLCVKKSKIISNAALCKLGCARKIPGFIRNEAFNLQAWIIPGDSSQVHSFNEEFMTSSDKMYSRIKQKIRSKRVADVVEALIGAYLSSGGEVAALSLMKWLGMDIDFADAPIQRHFPLNAEKLVNVKYLESLLHYKFHDPSLLVEALTHGSYMLPEIPRCYQRLEFLGDAVLDYVVTAHLYFKYPGLSPGLITDLRSASVNNECYAQSAIKASLHKHILHASPDLQRQICNTIEDFKNLNLVSTFGWEAETTFPKVLADVIESLAGAIFVDSGFNQDTTFQCIRPLLEPLVTPQTLKPHPVRELSELCDQKGYVKKKDVVSRENGVAYITVEIDADGVTHKSTCSGRDKIMAKKVACKNVLKSLKECSYNA from the exons ATGTCGATGGCGCGAGCAAATGATGTTGTTTGTGGAAACCAGCTAGTCTCTGCTGATCCTTTGCCATTTGCAAGAAG CTATCAATTGGAAGCCTTGGAGGCTGCATTGAAGCAAAACACAATTGTTTACTTGGAGACTGGTTCTGGAAAGACCTTGATTGCTATTATGCTTCTTAGAAGCTATGCTTATCTTCTTCGAAAACCGTCTCCTTACATAGCTGTTTTCTTGGTTCCGACTGTTGTTTTAGTGACTCAG CAAGGAGATGCTCTGATGATGCAAACTGACTTGAAAGTCGGAACATATTGGGGAGAAATGGGGGTTGATTTCTGGGATGCTGCTACATGGAAACGTCAAGTAGATGGCCATGAG GTACTTGTTATGACTCCGGCTATACTACTTTCTGCGTTGAGGCACAACTTTTTGCAGATAGATATGATAAAAGTTATAATATTCGATGAGTGCCACAATGCACGAGGCAAACACCCCTATGCAAGTATAATGATG GAATTTTATCATCGACAATTAACCCGTCAGAGTGCACAACTTCCAAGAATATTCGGGATGACTGCTTCGCCTATTAAGTCCAAAG GTCCTAGCACTCCAGATAGTTATTGGCGAAAGATTCATGACCTCGAGAATCTTATGCATTCTAAG GTATACACATGTGACAGTGAAGCTGTTTTGGCAGAGTATATCCCGTTCTCAAATCCGAAGCTGAAGATATATAAACATGTAGATATTCCTTCCACATTGTCTAAAAGTTTAGCTCATGACATGGAAAGGTTGAAAGAAAAG CATGAATGTTCGATCACAAAATCAACTCTGTCTGATAAGAGTGCTGCATCTGCAAAAAGACGTCTATCAAAACTTTATTCCgctttcttattttgtttgagtGAGATGGGTGTTTGGCTGGCTTTCAAG GCAGCAGAGTTCTTGTCTCAAGAAGAAACTGACTTCTTCTCGTGGGGAGAGTTAGATGTATGTGCTCAAACAATTGTTCGAGATTTCAGTTCAGATGCATCTAAGGTTTTCTCGGCTTGCTTACCTTCTG GGCCACATTGGTCAATTGGTGGTGATATTCAAGCAAATACGGATGCTGGATATTTGTCATCGAAAGTTCATTGTCTTGTAGAGTCTCTTCTCGAGTACAG GAATCTGAAGGATTTGAGATGTATCATATTTGTTGAGAGAATTATTACAGCCATTGTTCTTCGATCTTTATTGAATGAGTTGCTTCCGAAACTAAGTGGTTGGAGAACTGAGTACACAGCGGGACATGCTTCCGTGGTTCAGTCACAGAGTAGGAAAATACAGAATAAAATTGTTGAAGAGTTTCGAAAGGGTGTG GTGAACATTATTGTCGCGACATCTATTCTTGAAGAAGGGTTGGATGTTCAAAGTTGCAACCTTGTCATTCGATTTGATCCCTCAGCTACTGTTTGTAGCTATATACAATCTCGTGGAAGAGCTCGAATGCAGAACTCCGACTTTCTTCTGATGGTCAAAAG TGGAGATGAATCAACCCTTGCTCGAATGCAAAACTTTATGGCTAGTGGGGAGATGATGCGGCAAGAATCATTACGTCATGCTTCTGAACCATGTTCACCTCTAGTTGATGAAATGTATGATGAGCCTTGCTACAAAGTCGAAAGCACAGGAGCAATTGTTACCCTCAGTTCTAGCGTATCGTTGTTATACTTCTATTGCTCGAGGCTACCATCAGACGG GTACTTTAAATCGAATCCTAGATGTGTGATTGATAAGGAATCACGAACGTGCACACTACAACTTCCCAAAAGTTGCCCATTGCAAAGAATTATTACTGTTCAGGGGAATAGTACTAAAATATTGAGGCAACTTGCATGCTTGGAAGCTTGTAAAGAGCTTCATCGTGTGGGTGCGTTGACTGACAATCTTGTTCCAGATATCGTCGAGGAAGAAGCTATCAACAAAGAATTGG AATGTCAAATCCATACTGTTGAAGAATCAAAATACTTCCCACCAGAATTTGTTAGTCATTTCGGAAATGAGACAGAAGCAGTGTACTACTGCTACCTAGTTGAGTTGCAACATGAAACTTACGACGATTTCCAGCTTCATGGGATTATACTTGCTGTTAGGACAAAGCTCAAGTGTGATGATGAAATATTGGCATTTGACTTGGACGTTGACAGGAGGCGACGCGTGCAAGTTCAACTTAAGTATAGTAAAGTTGTTACACTTACTTCTGAAGAG ATTCGAAGGTGTCAGAGGTTTCAAGTTAGTGTATTCAAAATTCTTCTTGACCGTGATCTGAGTAAACTGCAGGATGCTTTGGCTGCAGGTCAATCTCCTATTAGTTCTGCAGTTTCCGATTATCTCTTGCTCCCATCTGTGGGTAAATCCTCTGAAATAAACTGGAAATGTGTGAATTCTTTGCTGTTTCCGTCACAAGTTCTTGGGGATAAGCATATGGATTGGTGTTCTACACAAGATCGTAAACGCAGTGTGAACACCAAAACTGGGGTGGTATGTAGCTGCCTGTTGGAGAATTCATTGGTCTTTACACCTCATAATGGCAATATATACTGCATTACCGGTTTTTTAGATAATTTGGATTGCAACTCATTGTTGAATGTGAGAACTGGAGAATCCATTACTTACCGAGAATACTACAAAAAGCG GCAAGGAATCGAACTATGCTTTGAAGAACCACTTCTTAGGGGAAAACGTATTTCGAAAGTGCACAATTACCTTCAGAGAAACAGAACTCAGAAGGCTAAAG ATTCAACTGATTCATCTGTTCAGTTGCCTCCTGAACTTTGTTTTGTTATCATGTCACCTATCTCTATTTCTACCCTTTATACGTATTCATATGTTCCTTCAATCATGCATCGGATTGAGTCCTTGGTTATGGCCTCACACTTAAATAGTATGCTTTTGATTGACTGCAAACTAAACGTCTTCATCCCAACCGCTATG GTTTTGGAAGCAGTGACAACAAGGAAATGTCTCGAGAAGTTTCATTTGGAATCACTTGAAACGCTTGGAGACGCTTTCCTCAAATATGCTGTCAGTACACAGCTGTTCAAGACTCACGAGAATCATCACGAGGGTCTTCTCTGtgttaaaaaaagtaaaatcatttCCAATGCTGCACTGTGCAAGCTTGGATGTGCTCGCAAAATACCG GGATTTATCCGTAACGAAGCATTCAATCTTCAAGCATGGATCATTCCAGGTGATAGTTCACAAGTTCACAGCTTCAACGAAGAGTTCATGACGTCTTCAGATAAGATGTATAGTAGGATAAAGCAGAAGATTAGAAGTAAGAGGGTAGCTGATGTGGTTGAGGCACTAATAGGTGCCTACCTCAGCTCAGGCGGGGAAGTAGCCGCTTTATCATTGATGAAATGGCTAGGGATGGACATCGATTTTGCTGATGCACCGATTCAAAGGCACTTCCCATTGAATGCTGAGAAGCTCGTTAATGTCAAGTACTTGGAATCCCTGCTACATTACAAGTTCCATGATCCATCTCTGCTTGTTGAAGCACTTACTCACGGATCTTACATGCTACCTGAGATTCCACGATGCTATCAG AGGTTAGAATTTCTCGGAGATGCAGTGCTGGATTATGTCGTTACAGCACATCTGTACTTCAAATATCCAGGACTGTCTCCAGGACTAATAACAGATTTGAGGTCTGCCTCGGTAAACAACGAATGCTATGCTCAATCTGCAATAAAGGCTAGCCTGCACAAGCACATCCTTCATGCATCACCGGATCTGCAGAGGCAGATATGTAATACTATTGAGGATTTCAAGAACTTGAACCTTGTGTCCACGTTCGGATGGGAGGCTGAAACAACTTTCCCTAAG GTACTTGCAGATGTTATCGAGTCCCTTGCTGGTGCGATCTTTGTTGATTCTGGCTTCAATCAAGACACTACATTTCAGTGCATACGACCACTTTTAGAACCGTTAGTTACACCTCAGACACTAAAACCTCATCCTGTAAGAGAGTTAAGTGAACTCTGTGACCAGAAAGGTtatgtaaagaagaaggatgtcGTCTCTCGTGAGAATGGTGTAGCCTATATTACAGTGGAGATTGATGCAGATGGCGTTACTCACAAGAGCACGTGCTCGGGACGAGACAAAATCATGGCCAAGAAAGTTGCTTGCAAAAATGTGCTCAAGTCTCTCAAAGAATGTTCATACAATGCATAG